In a single window of the Photobacterium profundum SS9 genome:
- a CDS encoding sodium:solute symporter family protein encodes MEYDYLVIAGYFALMVAISVLFKKMASNSTSDYFRGGGKMLWWMVGATAFMTQFSAWTFTGAAGKAFNDGFAVLAVFAGNMIAYVFAIYYFARRFRQMRVDTPTEGVRRRFGSVNEQFFTWVIIPLSVINAGVWLNGLGVFASAVFDADINTTIYVTGAAVLVISLISGAWGVVASDFIQTLVVAVISIACAGVALYFVGGPSEIINEFPGGFFMGPDMNYPLLLVCTFLFFIVKQLQSINNMQESYRFLNAKDSNNATKAAAMALAMMVFGAIIWFIPPWASAIMYPDAASAYPELGAKASDAVYLVFARETMPLGTVGLLMAGLFAATMSSMDSALNRNSGIFVRSFYSTIVRKGKAEDKELLRAGQIACLVNGILVIGMAQFFNSLSHLSLFDLMMQVATLLQSPVLVPLFLGIIIRKTPKWAPWATVVFGLTVSWAVVNIFTPQYVMSWFGIENLTGREIGELRTVITIAAHLIFTAGFFCLTTLFYNEEKDPYVETTKEFFEDVDTECVSEEGQDIVDRMQRAKLGTLVIYMSAGLTLMVLIPNPLWGRLLFLGCAAAIFAVGYGLKRSARLNDSEQAAATSVN; translated from the coding sequence ATGGAATACGACTATCTTGTAATAGCAGGCTACTTTGCACTTATGGTTGCAATCAGTGTGTTATTCAAAAAAATGGCAAGTAACAGTACCAGTGATTACTTTCGTGGGGGCGGTAAAATGCTCTGGTGGATGGTGGGCGCTACCGCTTTTATGACCCAGTTTTCTGCTTGGACTTTTACAGGTGCAGCAGGCAAAGCATTTAACGATGGCTTTGCAGTACTAGCAGTATTTGCTGGTAATATGATCGCATATGTATTTGCAATCTATTACTTTGCTCGTCGCTTCCGTCAAATGCGAGTGGATACACCAACAGAAGGTGTACGACGTCGATTTGGTTCGGTGAATGAGCAATTTTTCACTTGGGTGATTATCCCCTTAAGTGTTATTAATGCGGGTGTATGGCTTAATGGTTTAGGGGTATTTGCTTCAGCAGTATTTGACGCAGACATCAACACCACTATCTACGTGACGGGTGCAGCAGTATTAGTGATATCACTGATCAGTGGTGCATGGGGAGTGGTTGCCTCAGACTTTATTCAAACATTGGTTGTGGCCGTAATTTCCATTGCTTGTGCTGGTGTGGCTCTTTATTTTGTGGGCGGCCCAAGCGAGATCATCAATGAGTTCCCTGGTGGCTTCTTCATGGGCCCAGACATGAACTACCCATTACTACTTGTTTGTACTTTCCTCTTCTTTATTGTGAAACAGCTGCAAAGTATTAACAACATGCAGGAATCTTACCGCTTTCTAAACGCAAAAGATTCTAACAACGCGACTAAAGCTGCGGCTATGGCACTTGCCATGATGGTGTTCGGTGCAATCATTTGGTTTATTCCACCGTGGGCATCGGCAATTATGTATCCAGATGCGGCATCGGCTTACCCTGAGTTAGGTGCGAAAGCGAGTGATGCGGTATATCTCGTGTTTGCTCGTGAAACCATGCCTCTGGGTACGGTTGGCCTACTAATGGCAGGTCTGTTCGCGGCAACCATGTCTTCAATGGATTCGGCCCTTAACCGTAACTCTGGTATTTTTGTTCGCAGTTTCTACTCAACCATTGTGCGTAAAGGTAAGGCGGAAGATAAAGAGTTGCTACGTGCAGGTCAAATCGCATGTTTGGTGAATGGTATATTGGTTATCGGTATGGCTCAGTTCTTCAACTCATTGAGTCACCTAAGCTTGTTCGATCTAATGATGCAAGTGGCAACATTGCTTCAGTCACCAGTTTTAGTTCCTCTATTCTTGGGTATTATCATTCGTAAGACCCCGAAATGGGCACCGTGGGCAACTGTTGTCTTTGGTTTGACTGTTTCATGGGCGGTAGTGAATATCTTTACCCCTCAATATGTGATGAGCTGGTTTGGCATTGAAAATCTAACAGGCCGTGAAATTGGTGAGCTACGTACAGTCATCACCATTGCAGCGCACTTAATTTTCACCGCTGGTTTCTTCTGTTTAACGACTCTGTTCTACAACGAAGAAAAAGACCCATATGTAGAAACAACCAAAGAGTTCTTTGAAGATGTAGATACAGAATGTGTTTCTGAAGAAGGCCAAGACATCGTCGACCGTATGCAACGCGCCAAGCTTGGTACGCTAGTGATATATATGTCGGCAGGTTTAACCTTGATGGTGTTGATTCCGAATCCACTTTGGGGACGACTACTGTTCTTGGGCTGTGCCGCTGCGATATTTGCTGTTGGCTACGGATTGAAGAGAAGTGCACGGCTAAATGATTCAGAACAAGCTGCCGCAACATCAGTTAACTAA